The DNA segment GGGGCCCTCGGGAACGCCCAGAACGGGAGCTTCGATCGTGGAGTCGGGTCGCCAGTGGTCGTAGAGCACCGACGCCGCGAGCCTCGCGCCGGCGACGTCCCGCGTGAAGCAGCCGACGTGGTCGACCGACGGCGCCACGGGGAGTACGCCGTCGATGGGGATCCGGCCGTAGGTCGGCTTCAGGCCGACGACGCCACAGAAGGCGGCGGGTCGGATCACCGAGCCGATCGTCTGTGAGCCGAGCGCGAGCGGACAGAGACCCGCGGCGACCGCCGCCGCCGAGCCGCTGCTCGACCCGCCCGGCGTGTGATCGGTGTCGTGGGGGTTTCGGGTCGGACCGGGCTCGAAGTAGGCGAACTCCGTCGTGACCGTCTTTCCGAGCACCAGTGCGCCGGCATTCCGAAGCGCGCGGACGGCGGCGGCCTCGGAACCCGTCAGCGCCTCCGACGGGAGGTCCGAGCCGGCACGCGTGGGAAAGCCATCGACGTGGAAGATGTCCTTCACGCCGACCGGCACGCCGTAGAGCGGCGGCCTGGCCGCCGGGTCGTCGAAACAGGCCTCGAGCGCGCCGGCCTCGCGCTGGAGGCGGCCCCAGCGATCGGGCTCCTCGAGCAGCGCGTGGATCTCAGGCTCGATGTCCTCGGAGCGGGTACGGAGCGATTCGACGTACGGCGTCGGTCGTGTCTCGCCGGACCGCAACGACGCGGCGACGTCGGCGAGAGCCGTATCGGCAGGCATCGAGGGGACGACGGATCGATCCCCCTTAACCGTTGGCTATCGCTAGCACGGTTCGACCGAAAGAGGGGATCGCGATCAGTACGGCAGGAAGTAGAGCCCGAGCGTGAACACCGGGGTGAGCACGACCATGACGATCAGCGTATAGCCCAGGATGTCTCGCGCCCTGACCCGCGTGATGCCGAGAAGGGGGATCGCCCAGAACGGCTGGAACATGTTCGTCCACATGTCGCCGGTGCCGTAGGCGATGATCGCCTGGCCGGGTGCGACCCCGAGTTCGACGGCGGTCTCGCCGACGATGCCGCCGATGATGCCCCACTCGCCGCCGCCGCTGGGGACGAAGAAGTTCATGATCCCCCCGAGGATCCACGCCAACACCGGGAACGTCGTCGGCGTCGCGATGTCGAGCAACGCCTCGGCCATCAGCTCCGAGAGTCCCGAGTTATCGATGATACCGAGAATGCCCGCGTAGAAGGGAAACTGCAGGATGATGCCCGCGGCGCTCTCGGTCGCGCCGCGAATCGCCTCAACGTAGGCCGTCGGCGTCCCGTAGAGGAACAGTCCGATCGCGATGAACAGGAAATTGAAGACGTTGATGTCGAGCGCCTCGCCGACGCCGGCGGTCGCGAAGTGCTGGACGATGTAGACGAACATGCCGGCGCCGACGAGGTAGGAGACCAGCCGGCTGTCGTCGAGTCGATCGGCGGGCATCCGCTGGGCGGTCCCCCCGTCGGCCGCCCGCTCGTCGCCCCCGGTCTCGGCTCCGGCTCCGACCCCGCCTTCGCCCGCCTCGACCAGTCCGGGCGCGTACTCGTCGATGCCGACCGCGTGCTCCTCCTCGGGCGCGAGGAGGTACATCAGCGGCACCACCGTGAGGAACACCAGAAGCGCGATTCCGAAGGCGTAGACGGTGAAGACGCTCTCGGAGAGCGGGACGACGCCGATGACGTCCTCGAAGACGTGGCCCTCGGTCGCCGAGAGCAGCCCCGCGCTCGTCGACGGCCCGACGTGCCAGATCACCTGGCTGGTGTAGCCACAGGCACAGAGCAGCGGATAGTGAAACGTCATGCCGCGCTGGAGGCCGGCCCGGGCGACGAAGACCGCGAAGATCGCGCCGATGATCAGCCCGACCCCCCAGTGGAAGTAGCCGGCGACCATCGCGACCGCCGCGACGAGCGCGGCCGCCTGCGGTCCGCTGTCGGGGATCGACGCGACCCGGTTGAGCAGGCTGCTCACCTGCCTCGAATCGGCGACGACGTAGCCCGTGACGAGGATCAACACCATCTGCATCGCGAACTCGAGCAGGACCCAGAATCCGTCGTACCAGTTGATGACGTTCTCGAGGGGGCCGTCGGGTGTGAGTGCGATCGCCACCACGTACGCGATGAGGGTGAGGATGATCGCGAAGAGGAACGGGCTCGGCACCCATCGTTCCGACCAGTTGGCTACCGCCTGCCCCATCCGCTGTAACGATCCTTGTGACCCACTAGCAGACATGTCCGAAAGGGAATCCGCCCTCCTACATATTTGTTCCGTTACTCGTTAGCTCGGCGTCGCTCGGAGGACCGGCCGATACAGTTCGAAAGCTCTGCCGAACGACACCTATCAGATGAGCAGTAATATCCCGGAGACACCGGTCGTCCACCTCAGCAGCCGCGTTCGTGTTCGTTTACTGACGTTCGGTCTCCCTACGGGCGATTCGATCACCCCGGACGTGTACGAGCTCGTCGAGTGAGGACTACTACTAGTACCAGGCCGTTCCGCCGTCGACGTTGAGATCCTGGGCGGTGACGTGTCGCGCGTGCTCGCTCGCGAGAAACGTCGCCATCGCCGCGACGTCCTCGGGCTCGACGAGCTCGCCGAGCGCGGCGTCGTCGGTGAACACGCGCCGTTTCGCCTCCTCGAAGCTCACGCCGAGCGACTCGGCCTGCGCCTCGATCACCCGATCGATCCGCGGTCCGCTGGTCGCGCCCGGACAGATCGCGTTCACCGTGACGTCGTCCTCGCCGAGTTCGAACGCCAGAGTTCGGGTCAGGCCGATCACCGCCGTCTTCGACGCCGTGTACGGAGTGCGGCCCTCGAGAGGGCGCTTCCCGCTGATCGAGGAGACGTTGATCACGCTCGCACGGTCGCTCTCGCGAAGGTGCGATACGGCGTGTTTCGCCGTCAGGAACATGCCGGTGACGTTGACTCGCATGGTCCGCTCCCACTCCTCGAGCGAGACCTCCTCGACCGGCGCCGTCGGCCCCGCGATGCCGGCGTTGTTGACCAGACAGTCGAGGCCGCCGAACTCGTCGACGGTGCGATCGATCGCCTCGCGGACCGACGACTCGTCGGTGACGTCGCCCCTGACCGGGAGCGCCCGTTCGGGGTCGTCGATCAGCTCCGCGGTCCCCTCGATCCCGTCGCTTCTGGCGACCAGCGCGACGTTCGCCCCCGACTCGGCGAACGCGAGCGCGATCTCGCGGCCGATTCCCCCGCTGGCGCCGGTGACGAGCGCCGTCCGTCCGTCCAGATCCATGTGGGTATGACCGGCGGGTAGCGGCATAAACGCTGTCGGTGATTCCGACACGACCTCCGCAGCCACCTGGTATCGGCGCCGGCGCGGTTCGCATGCCGTCGTGTGAATCGATCCACTGGCGTCTCTCCCACTACGACCGATACTGGGAGAGACAGGATCGAACACGGAGATCGGTACAGTGTCGATCAACGGGTCCATTCGATCCGCTTCAACGGCTGTAGAGAACGTACGAAGCGATGAGAAACGTGAAAACGGTTCCCAGGACGGACCCGATAACGGTGTCCCATCCCAGATGGGCGAAGAGAAACAGTCCGACCATCGCGCCGATGAAACAACCGATTATGAAGAAAATCCCTAACTGCCACTCCTCGATGAATTCTATGGCGGTCTCGTTTGCCATATATCGAAATACGACGGCAGAAACCAAAAAGTAGAGTACGTTTGACGGATGAATCTGCTAGCAATGGGTTTACGCTGCTCCCGGAACGCGGGCGTTTTGCCAACCTCATGAACAACGCGGTCCCTTGCCGCAGAAAGGAACGGCGAATTACTCACCGGGCGGTTCGATACCACCGAGCTGCTGGAGCAGGCCAAGCGAGTCATCGATGATCCAGTCTTCCCGCACCTTCCGTCCTCGAAACGGACGACCACCATTCCAGTCCCCTCAACTCGTTTTCCGGTGGGTTCGATACCCACGAGTTCCCCTCGGTGGGTGCCACGCCACGGGTATCTGACCGCGACCGTATCGTCCTCGGTGACGATCCGGTCGGCGGTCACCTCTAGGTCGGGGAAGGTCTTCCGGAACCCATGACCGTACGACTTGTGACCTTCCTGACCGTGAACTTCCTCGGAGGGAGGCATCGTGAAGCACAGAGTCGTCGCCATACCGTTCATCGACGGAGGAGCGATCACCTTCGTTCCGGATCCGCTCGATATCCTCCCGAACGATCGCCTCGAGTTGCTGCGTAGTGGCGACTTCCATACTGTTCTTCATGTTGTTTATGATATATAATGCAATAACGATGTACTGACGCATGCTAACAGGGTAGAGATACGTTGAGACGAGACGGGTCGTCAAAGCCCGTCGTGATCCAGGTCGAATGTCCGCGGTTCACCTTTCTGGACGTGAGTCAGGGTTCAAGGCGCGACGTTGGGTCTGCAGGTAATCGATCCCGAAGTAAAGCAACACCAGTGGGGCGAGTAGTTCGAACAGTAGTCCGCCACGAAGCGTCGACCCGACGAACGTTAGTCGGACGATCCAGAAGAGGCCGAGCGCCACGGCCAGCAGCGCAATCGCGAGG comes from the Halalkalicoccus sp. CG83 genome and includes:
- a CDS encoding short-chain fatty acid transporter, producing MGQAVANWSERWVPSPFLFAIILTLIAYVVAIALTPDGPLENVINWYDGFWVLLEFAMQMVLILVTGYVVADSRQVSSLLNRVASIPDSGPQAAALVAAVAMVAGYFHWGVGLIIGAIFAVFVARAGLQRGMTFHYPLLCACGYTSQVIWHVGPSTSAGLLSATEGHVFEDVIGVVPLSESVFTVYAFGIALLVFLTVVPLMYLLAPEEEHAVGIDEYAPGLVEAGEGGVGAGAETGGDERAADGGTAQRMPADRLDDSRLVSYLVGAGMFVYIVQHFATAGVGEALDINVFNFLFIAIGLFLYGTPTAYVEAIRGATESAAGIILQFPFYAGILGIIDNSGLSELMAEALLDIATPTTFPVLAWILGGIMNFFVPSGGGEWGIIGGIVGETAVELGVAPGQAIIAYGTGDMWTNMFQPFWAIPLLGITRVRARDILGYTLIVMVVLTPVFTLGLYFLPY
- a CDS encoding ester cyclase, coding for MNGMATTLCFTMPPSEEVHGQEGHKSYGHGFRKTFPDLEVTADRIVTEDDTVAVRYPWRGTHRGELVGIEPTGKRVEGTGMVVVRFEDGRCGKTGSSMTRLACSSSSVVSNRPVSNSPFLSAARDRVVHEVGKTPAFREQRKPIASRFIRQTYSTFWFLPSYFDIWQTRPP
- a CDS encoding amidase, translated to MPADTALADVAASLRSGETRPTPYVESLRTRSEDIEPEIHALLEEPDRWGRLQREAGALEACFDDPAARPPLYGVPVGVKDIFHVDGFPTRAGSDLPSEALTGSEAAAVRALRNAGALVLGKTVTTEFAYFEPGPTRNPHDTDHTPGGSSSGSAAAVAAGLCPLALGSQTIGSVIRPAAFCGVVGLKPTYGRIPIDGVLPVAPSVDHVGCFTRDVAGARLAASVLYDHWRPDSTIEAPVLGVPEGPYLEQADDEGLEGFENHVERLERAGYDVRRVDLLGDVEAVNDRHDRLVAVETALSHSELFDEYGEHYAEATAALIREGHAVGVGELCAARTGRGALREEVERTMDEEGLDVWICPGAPGPAPEGIDDTGDPVMNLPWTHCGLPAVALPASTTEGGLPLGLQCVSRFGSDERLLSWAEEIAEALAGVDGPSV
- a CDS encoding SDR family NAD(P)-dependent oxidoreductase; this encodes MDLDGRTALVTGASGGIGREIALAFAESGANVALVARSDGIEGTAELIDDPERALPVRGDVTDESSVREAIDRTVDEFGGLDCLVNNAGIAGPTAPVEEVSLEEWERTMRVNVTGMFLTAKHAVSHLRESDRASVINVSSISGKRPLEGRTPYTASKTAVIGLTRTLAFELGEDDVTVNAICPGATSGPRIDRVIEAQAESLGVSFEEAKRRVFTDDAALGELVEPEDVAAMATFLASEHARHVTAQDLNVDGGTAWY